CGGATTCCAGCTACACGAAGGCGCTGCCCAGCATGAACCTCGTCTATGACGCGACGAAAGACCTCGTGCTGCGCACGGCAGCGGCACGCGTGATGTCGCGGCCGGACTACAGCGCGCTCGGCGCCAGCATCAGCGGTTTCGGCTACAACCCGGCGGCGATCCCGGTATCGACCGCATCGGGCGGCAACGCGAAGCTGGGCCCCGTCCTTGCCAACAACTACAACGTCGGCGTCGAGTGGTACTTCCAGCCGCGCAGCCTGCTCTCCGCGCAGCTGTTCCTCATCGACTTCGATGCGCTGGTCGGTTCCGGCACGTCGACGCAGCAGCTGCTCAACACGGCGGTGCCGGCATCGCTGGGCGGGCCGCAGGTCGTGAGCACGGTGGTCAGCTCCCCGGTGATGACGAAGGGCCGCTCGAAGGGCATCGAACTCGGTTACGAGCAGCCCGTGTGGGGCGGCTTCGGCATCCAGGCCAATTACACGTACGTCGATGCGAAGGAGGCGAGCGGCCTGCCGATGCTGGGCGCGTCGCGCAACTCGTACACGGCGGGCGGCTTCTACGAGAACGACAAGTTCAGCGCGCGCCTCGTGTACTCGTGGCGCGGCGCCGCTCGCACCGGCCTGTACGGCCTGTCGCAGAACTATGCGGCGGCGTCGGGCACCGTCGCGGCCTCGCTCAACTACACGCTGACGGAGTCGATCACGCTGACGTTCGAGGGCCTGAACCTGAACAGTCCGACGCTGCGCTACTACAACGCCGCCGACGCGAACATCCCGTTCGCCGCGACGACGGCCCTGCACAGCAGCGGGCGCCAGTACTACTTCGGCGCGCGCTTCAAGTATTGAAAGGCGGGAGATGGGTGATTTTCGTATCGAAGGCGACGGCTTCCTGCTGAACGGGCGGCCCTTCCGGATCCTGTCCGGCGCGATGCACTATTTCCGCATCCCGCCCGCGTACTGGGAAGACCGGCTGAGGAAGCTGCAGGCGATGGGACTGAACACGGTCGAGACCTACGTCGCGTGGAATATGCACGAGCCGCGGCCCGGACAATTCGACTTCGACGGCATGGCGGACCTCGTGCGCTTCGTCGAGACGGCGCAGGCGTTGGGCCTGTACGTGATCGTGCGTCCGGGCCCGTTCATCTGCGCGGAGTGGGAATTTGGCGGCCTGCCGGCCTGGCTGCTCGCCGATCCGGACATGGAGGTGCGCTGCTGCTACCCGCCTTATCTGGCGGCCGTGCGGCGCTTTTACGAAGCGCTGCTGCCACGCTTGTTGCCGCTGCAGATCCAGCGCGGCGGCCCGGTCATCGCGATGCAGGTCGAGAACGAGTACGGCAGCTACGGCAGCGACCAGGCGTATCTGGCCTGGCTGCGCGGCCTGATGCTGGAACTGGGCGTCGAGACGCTGCTCTTCACGTCCGACGGCGCGACGGACCACATGCTCACGCACGGCACGCTGGACGGCGTGTGGAAGACGGCGAACTTCGGCTCGCGCGCGGACGGCGAGTTCGCCACGCTGCGCCGCTACCAGCCGGATGCGCCGCTGATGTGCATGGAGTTCTGGAACGGCTGGTTCGACCACTGGGGTGAGCCACACCACACGCGCGATGCGGAGGATGCCGCCGCCGCGCTGGACGAGATTCTCGCGGCCGGGGCCTCCGTCAACGTCTACATGTTCCACGGCGGGACGAGCTTCGGCTTCATGAACGGGGCGAACACCGACCTGGAGACGCGCCGCTACCAGCCGACCGTGAACTCGTACGATTACGACGCGCCGCTGAGCGAAGATGGGCAACCGACGGCGAAATACCACGCGTTCCGGCGCGTGATCGGCAAGCATGTCGACCTGCCGCCGCCGGTCCTGCCGGCGCCGGTGCCGCGGCTCGATCTTGGCGCCATCCGCTTCGCGGACTACGCGGCGCTGGCGGACAACCTGGTCCGGTTGGGCACGGCCATCGAAGCGGCCGCGCCGCGCTCGATGGAAGCGCTGGGGCAGTCGTATGGCTACACGTTGTACCGCACCCGGGCGCGTCATCCGGCCGGCACCGTCCGGCTGTCGGCGGAGCGCGTGCACGACCGCGCCCAGGTCTTCGTCGACGGCGTGCCGGCGGGCGTGCTGGAACGCGACGGCGATCTCGCCATCGACGTCGAGCTGCCCGGCGGCCCGTGCGTCATCGAACTGCTCGTCGAGAACCAGGGCCGGGTGAACTACGGCCCGGACCTGCAGGACCGCAAAGGCTTGCTGGGCTGGGTCAGGCTCGGCATCAATAAGCTGTATCACTGGGAGATGATTCCGTTACCGTTGTGTCATCCGGACGTGCTAGATTTTGGCGCGTACGGTGGCGAACCGATGGATCGTCCGGGGTTCCACCGCGCGGCATTCGACGTGGCGGCGCCGGGCGACTGCTTCCTCGACCTGTCCGGCTGGACGAAGGGCGTCGCATGGCTGAACGGTTTCAATCTCGGCCGCTACTGGGAGCGCGGTCCGCAGCGCCGCCTGTACGTGCCGGCGCCGCTGCTCAAGCGAGGCCGCAACGAATTGATCGTGTTCGAACAGCATGGCAGCGCATGCCGCACGGCGGCGCTGCATGCGGACAGGGGAGAAGCATGACCAGTCTTTCACGCCGCCGCTTCCTCGGGAGCGCCACCGCCGCCAGCGTCCTCGGTGCCATGCCGCCATTGCTGCGTGAGGCGCTGGCGGTGTCACCGAAGCGCGGCACCGGCAGCATCGCGGACGTGCGCCACGTCGTCATCCTGATGCAGGAAAACCGCTCGTTCGACCACTACTTCGGTACCCTGGCCGGGGTACGCGGTTTCGGCGACCGCATGGCGATTCCCGTGCGCGACGGCCGCACGGTCTGGCAGCAGCACAATGGCCGGCGCATCGTCATGCCGTACCGGCTCGACGCCGGCGCGGGCAACGCCCAGCCCGCGCTGGACCTGCCGCACACGTGGCCGGACGCGCAGGCGGCGTGGGACGACGGCCGCCTGAACGCGTGGCCGCGCGCCAAGACGGATGCGTCGATGGCCTATTACACGCGCGCCGAGCTGCCCGTCCAGTTCGCGCTGGCCGACGCCTTTACGCTATGCGACGCCTACCACTGCTCGCTGCAGGGCGGCACGAACCCGAACCGGCTGTACATGATGACGGGGACGAACGACCCGTCGGGGCGTCACGGCGGTCCCGCCATCGACAACCGCATGGAAGGCTTCGGCCCTGTCGAACAGGGTTTCACCTGGACGACTTACGTGGAGCGCCTGGAAGCGGCGGGCGTCAGCTGGAAGGTCTATAACGACATGGCGGACAACTACGGCTGCAATATGCTGGAAACGTTCAAGAGCTTCCGCGCGGCCCACGCTGCGCGCCCGCATCCGCTGGCAGACAAGGGTTTGTCGACGACCTTGCGCGACGCCACGCTGGACGGCCTGCGCGACGACGTCGTGAACGGCCGCCTGCCGCAGGTCAGCTGGGTCATCCCGCCGCGCCTGTACAGCGAACACCCGGGACCGTCCACGCCCGTGCAGGGCGGCGCGTACACCCTGCAGGTGCTGGAAGCGCTGCTCGCGGACCCCGACGTCTGGAGCGGTACCGTGTTCCTGCAGATGTACGACGAGAACGACGCGTTCTTCGACCACGTGCCGCCGCCGGCGCCGCCCGCGTTCGCGCAGGACGGCACGCGCGCGGGCATGTCGACCGTCGACTGCGATGACGAATGCCATCGCGACGGGCGGCTGTACGGCCTCGGTCCGCGCGTGCCGATGCTCGTGATGTCCCCGTGGAGCAAGGGCGGCTGGGTGAACTCGCAGGTGTTCGACCACACGTCGATCCTGCGCTTCCTCGAGCGCCGCTTCGGCGTGCTGGAACCGAACATCAGCGCCTGGCGCCGCGCCGTCTGCGGCGACCTGACGAGCTGCTTCGATTTCGCGTCGCCGGATGCGTCGACGCCGCGCCTGCCCGTCTACGGCACGGCGCAGGCCGACGCGGAGCGCATCCGCCAGCGCGCCGCGCCGGCCATCGAAGTGCCGGCGGAGACCGCGCAGGCGGTGCCGCGCCAGGAACCGGGCACGCGGCCGTCGCGGGCGCTGCCTTACCACCTCGAAGTGCTGGCCGAACCGCGCGCGGACGGCATCGCGCTCGCCTTCGCCAACGCCGGCACGGCCGGCGCCGTGTTTCACGTGTACGACCGCCTGCGCCTCGGCCGCATCCCGCGCCGCTACACGGTGGAGGCGGGCAAGCAGCTGGCCGACGTATGGACGGCGCCGCCCGTCGCCGCGAGCAGCGTGCCGGTGAAAGCCCCGCCGGCCGGGGCCTACGATCTATGGATTCTCGGCCCGAACGGTTTCCATCGTGGCCTGCGCGGCGCGGGCGTGCCGGCCATCGTTGTGCGTGCCATGCGCGACGGCGAGCGCATCGTGCTCGAACTGAGTAACGGCACCGACGCCCCGCACGAAGCGACGTTGACGATGCTTGCCTATGCCTATGCCTATGCCGATCCGGCGCCGGCTGCCTTCAGCCTTGGGCCCGGCGCCGTCGAACGCGTCGCGCTGCCCGGTCCGTGGTACGACGCCGTCGTGCGCAGCGGCGATGCCGCCTGGCGTTTCGCCGGCCGCATCGAAACGGGCTACGACGGCACCAGCGATCCCGCGACGACCCTCGCGTCCACTCAACCCTGGTAGCAGGAGCCAGCATGGCCGACATCCAACTGCAACACGTACGCAAGTTCTACGACAACGGCTACCACGCCGTGAAGGATTTCAACCTGCACATCCACGACGGCGAGTTCGTCGTCTTCGTCGGCCCGTCCGGCTGCGGCAAGTCGACGACCCTGCGCATGATCGCGGGCCTGGAGGAGATCTCCGACGGCAGCCTGCAGATCGGCGGGCGCGTCGTCAACGACCTGCAGCCGAAGGAGCGCGACATCGCGATGGTCTTCCAGAACTACGCGCTGTACCCGCACATGACGGTGCGCGAGAACATGGGGTTCGCGTTAAAACTCGACAAGGTGCCGAAGGGGCAGATCGCCGAGCGCGTCGACGAAGCGGCGCGCATGCTGCACCTGGATGCGCTGCTCGACCGCAAGCCGAAGGAGCTGTCCGGCGGCCAGCGCCAGCGTGTGGCGCTGGGCCGCGCCATCGTGCGCAAGCCGCATGCATTCCTGATGGACGAGCCGCTGTCCAACCTGGACGCCAAGCTGCGCGTGGAGATGCGCGCGTCGATCACGCGGCTGCACCGCAAACTGGGGGTGACGACGGTCTACGTCACGCACGACCAGGTCGAGGCGATGACGATGGGCGACCGCATCGTCGTCATGAAGGACGGCGACATCCAGCAGGTGGCCAGCCCGCTCGAACTGTACGAACATCCGGCCAACCGCTTCGTCGCCGGCTTCATCGGCTCGCCCGCGATGGGCTTCCTCGAAGGCCGGCTGTCCAAAGGAACGCTGGTCGGCGACGGCTTCACCTTGCCGCTGCCGGCCGGGCTGGCCGCCCATGTGGCGGCGTTCGACGGCAAGCTCGTCGCCGCCGGGATCCGGCCC
This genomic stretch from Massilia putida harbors:
- a CDS encoding ABC transporter ATP-binding protein, with translation MADIQLQHVRKFYDNGYHAVKDFNLHIHDGEFVVFVGPSGCGKSTTLRMIAGLEEISDGSLQIGGRVVNDLQPKERDIAMVFQNYALYPHMTVRENMGFALKLDKVPKGQIAERVDEAARMLHLDALLDRKPKELSGGQRQRVALGRAIVRKPHAFLMDEPLSNLDAKLRVEMRASITRLHRKLGVTTVYVTHDQVEAMTMGDRIVVMKDGDIQQVASPLELYEHPANRFVAGFIGSPAMGFLEGRLSKGTLVGDGFTLPLPAGLAAHVAAFDGKLVAAGIRPEHLALADHGIEATVDVVEALGADTMVGLLIGSQSIVARLAPHVQVAPGQRVKVAPDPARVHLFDADGGANIGQ
- a CDS encoding glycoside hydrolase family 35 protein; its protein translation is MGDFRIEGDGFLLNGRPFRILSGAMHYFRIPPAYWEDRLRKLQAMGLNTVETYVAWNMHEPRPGQFDFDGMADLVRFVETAQALGLYVIVRPGPFICAEWEFGGLPAWLLADPDMEVRCCYPPYLAAVRRFYEALLPRLLPLQIQRGGPVIAMQVENEYGSYGSDQAYLAWLRGLMLELGVETLLFTSDGATDHMLTHGTLDGVWKTANFGSRADGEFATLRRYQPDAPLMCMEFWNGWFDHWGEPHHTRDAEDAAAALDEILAAGASVNVYMFHGGTSFGFMNGANTDLETRRYQPTVNSYDYDAPLSEDGQPTAKYHAFRRVIGKHVDLPPPVLPAPVPRLDLGAIRFADYAALADNLVRLGTAIEAAAPRSMEALGQSYGYTLYRTRARHPAGTVRLSAERVHDRAQVFVDGVPAGVLERDGDLAIDVELPGGPCVIELLVENQGRVNYGPDLQDRKGLLGWVRLGINKLYHWEMIPLPLCHPDVLDFGAYGGEPMDRPGFHRAAFDVAAPGDCFLDLSGWTKGVAWLNGFNLGRYWERGPQRRLYVPAPLLKRGRNELIVFEQHGSACRTAALHADRGEA
- a CDS encoding phosphocholine-specific phospholipase C, giving the protein MTSLSRRRFLGSATAASVLGAMPPLLREALAVSPKRGTGSIADVRHVVILMQENRSFDHYFGTLAGVRGFGDRMAIPVRDGRTVWQQHNGRRIVMPYRLDAGAGNAQPALDLPHTWPDAQAAWDDGRLNAWPRAKTDASMAYYTRAELPVQFALADAFTLCDAYHCSLQGGTNPNRLYMMTGTNDPSGRHGGPAIDNRMEGFGPVEQGFTWTTYVERLEAAGVSWKVYNDMADNYGCNMLETFKSFRAAHAARPHPLADKGLSTTLRDATLDGLRDDVVNGRLPQVSWVIPPRLYSEHPGPSTPVQGGAYTLQVLEALLADPDVWSGTVFLQMYDENDAFFDHVPPPAPPAFAQDGTRAGMSTVDCDDECHRDGRLYGLGPRVPMLVMSPWSKGGWVNSQVFDHTSILRFLERRFGVLEPNISAWRRAVCGDLTSCFDFASPDASTPRLPVYGTAQADAERIRQRAAPAIEVPAETAQAVPRQEPGTRPSRALPYHLEVLAEPRADGIALAFANAGTAGAVFHVYDRLRLGRIPRRYTVEAGKQLADVWTAPPVAASSVPVKAPPAGAYDLWILGPNGFHRGLRGAGVPAIVVRAMRDGERIVLELSNGTDAPHEATLTMLAYAYAYADPAPAAFSLGPGAVERVALPGPWYDAVVRSGDAAWRFAGRIETGYDGTSDPATTLASTQPW